In one Dehalogenimonas formicexedens genomic region, the following are encoded:
- a CDS encoding HD domain-containing protein, with translation MKREQAMAAVQSRIGNSNLVKHMLATEAVMRALAEKFGQDVDEWGLAGLLHDIDLDDCKGDMSVHGRLSAEIAESMGASVSVCHAILCHGMLGEPCTSLMDKALYCADPVTGLITAGALIRPEKRLSAVEAKSILKRFKEKSFAAGANREQIATCSEIGITLEEFITLSLKAMQTISDDLGL, from the coding sequence ATGAAACGAGAACAGGCCATGGCGGCGGTACAAAGTAGAATCGGGAATTCCAACCTGGTCAAACACATGCTGGCAACTGAAGCCGTCATGAGGGCTCTGGCCGAGAAATTTGGTCAGGACGTTGATGAATGGGGACTTGCCGGGCTACTGCACGATATAGATCTTGATGACTGTAAAGGGGATATGTCGGTCCATGGGAGACTATCCGCGGAGATAGCGGAAAGCATGGGGGCATCCGTTTCCGTTTGTCATGCTATTCTTTGTCACGGGATGCTCGGGGAACCCTGCACGAGTCTAATGGACAAGGCCCTATATTGTGCCGATCCGGTAACGGGGTTGATAACCGCCGGCGCCCTCATCCGGCCAGAGAAAAGACTATCGGCCGTCGAAGCCAAATCGATCTTAAAAAGATTTAAAGAAAAAAGCTTTGCCGCCGGCGCCAATCGTGAACAGATCGCCACCTGCTCCGAAATTGGGATAACACTGGAAGAATTCATCACCTTGTCCCTCAAGGCGATGCAAACGATATCCGATGACCTGGGACTCTAA
- a CDS encoding alpha/beta hydrolase: MTHLEGKFQVARHLSLFYQAWLPDNRQKAIIILVHGLADHSGRYRNVVNHLLPRGYAIWTYDQRGHGQSPGPRCYVNHFADLIDDLKDFTSFVASQNPGAPIFVVGHSMGALESISLATGNPQSIAGYALSGLLLKTGQNIPKLLMSASRGLSTLLPHLGVQTIECEAISRDESVVKAYISDPLVYTGKVPARMGAELITFMATVQTKLSEVRSPILLLHGSADRLASASSSQMAYDTVLSADKELHIFPGCYHEIFNEPCHDFVLGTLTKWLDRHLPA; this comes from the coding sequence ATGACCCATCTCGAGGGAAAATTCCAGGTTGCCAGGCATCTGTCCCTTTTTTATCAGGCATGGCTGCCTGACAACCGTCAGAAAGCCATCATCATCCTGGTGCACGGCCTCGCGGATCATTCAGGCCGGTATCGAAACGTAGTAAACCACCTGTTGCCGCGCGGTTATGCCATCTGGACTTACGATCAACGGGGGCACGGTCAATCGCCGGGTCCGCGGTGCTACGTCAACCATTTTGCCGATCTGATTGATGACCTCAAGGATTTTACCTCTTTCGTCGCTTCACAGAACCCGGGGGCACCTATATTTGTTGTCGGGCACAGCATGGGCGCCTTGGAGAGTATCTCCCTTGCCACCGGGAATCCGCAGTCTATTGCCGGATATGCCCTGTCCGGGTTGCTTCTGAAAACAGGCCAGAACATCCCTAAATTACTGATGTCGGCATCCCGCGGTCTTTCTACCCTGCTTCCCCATCTTGGCGTTCAAACCATCGAATGCGAAGCTATCAGCCGCGATGAATCGGTAGTAAAAGCCTATATCTCCGATCCCCTGGTTTACACAGGGAAGGTGCCTGCTAGAATGGGCGCCGAACTGATCACCTTTATGGCAACGGTGCAGACAAAACTCTCTGAGGTCAGATCCCCGATCCTGTTGCTCCACGGCAGCGCCGACCGGCTGGCCAGCGCATCAAGCAGCCAGATGGCTTACGATACGGTTTTATCCGCGGACAAGGAACTCCACATTTTCCCGGGTTGTTATCACGAGATATTCAACGAGCCCTGCCACGACTTTGTCCTGGGTACGTTAACTAAATGGCTCGATAGGCACCTGCCAGCCTAA
- the uvrA gene encoding excinuclease ABC subunit UvrA → MPLDNIVVKGAREHNLKNIDVTIPRDKLVVITGASGSGKSSLAFDTIYAEGQRRYMESLSAYARQFLGRMEKPDVDYIEGLSPAISIDQKGASRNPRSTVGTTTEIYDYLRLLFARVGHPHCPGCGREIAMQAVEQIVDTVKALPAESRILVLAPLVKDRKGEHQAMFKELRKSGYARVRIDGTVIDLADDIELDKKKKHKIEVVVDRLVIGQSDTQSRLADSIETALKLGDGVVVVSIIDGQEHLFSEKFACADCGISLGEIEPRSFSFNSPHGACPDCTGLGIKMEFDPDLVIPNKKLSLAEGAIHPYQWQTWYFSQLEDIARRFNFSLNAPVERLTPEQMEVVLYGEGGSRIKYKNRFGRTREYTSGFEGVIPRLERLYKDSESEQVRAGIERYMMATPCPTCGGKRLKPEALSVLIDGKNIAEISALSVVDSLQWVNRLADARTPLSEREQLIANQILKELKSRLGFLEDVGLDYLSVDRGSATLSGGESQRIRLATQIGSGLMGVLYICDEPTVGLHPADDSRLIDTLKRLRDLGNSIIVVEHDEAMMRAADWIVDLGPGAGEHGGHIIVSGPLDEVLDCRHSITGQYLSGRKFIPLPEHRRPGMGKEMVIRGARQNNLKNIDVHIPLGKLVCISGVSGSGKSTLVNEILFKKLAQVFNGSREKPGDHDGIDGLEYIDKVIAIDQSPIGRTPRSNPATYTGAFTPIRDLFATVPEARVRGYNSGRFSFNIKGGRCEACHGEGYIEIEMQFLPDVTVPCDVCHGQRYSREVLDIKFKDKNIAEVLDMTVDHALDFFDHFPAIKSKLKSMHDVGLGYIRLGQPAPTLSGGEAQRIKLASELARRAVGHTLYILDEPTTGLSFDDVAALLKVMQRLVTAGNSVVVIEHQLDIIKNADWVIDLGPGAGHRGGQIVAVGTPEQVAAKQGSATGEYLKKVLPV, encoded by the coding sequence ATGCCTTTAGATAACATTGTTGTAAAAGGTGCCCGCGAGCACAACCTCAAAAATATTGACGTTACCATCCCCAGGGACAAACTGGTAGTAATCACCGGGGCGTCGGGGTCGGGGAAGAGTTCGCTTGCCTTCGACACCATCTACGCTGAAGGCCAGCGGCGGTACATGGAATCCCTGTCAGCCTACGCGCGGCAGTTCCTTGGCCGCATGGAAAAACCGGATGTGGATTACATCGAGGGCTTGTCTCCGGCGATTTCAATTGATCAAAAGGGCGCTTCGAGGAACCCCCGTTCAACGGTAGGGACGACCACCGAGATCTATGATTACCTGCGCCTGCTCTTTGCCCGCGTCGGCCATCCGCATTGCCCGGGCTGCGGACGGGAGATCGCCATGCAGGCGGTCGAGCAGATCGTGGACACCGTAAAGGCGCTTCCGGCAGAGTCCCGTATCCTGGTTCTCGCGCCACTGGTCAAAGACCGGAAAGGCGAACACCAGGCGATGTTCAAGGAACTCCGCAAGTCCGGTTACGCCCGTGTCCGCATAGACGGCACGGTGATAGACCTGGCGGATGACATCGAACTCGACAAAAAGAAGAAACACAAAATCGAAGTCGTCGTCGACCGCCTGGTCATCGGCCAGTCAGATACCCAGAGTCGGTTGGCTGACTCGATCGAGACAGCTCTGAAGCTGGGCGACGGAGTGGTAGTCGTTTCGATAATCGACGGCCAGGAACATCTATTTTCCGAGAAGTTCGCCTGTGCCGATTGCGGTATTTCGCTGGGCGAGATCGAACCGCGAAGTTTCAGTTTCAATTCACCCCACGGCGCCTGTCCGGATTGCACCGGCCTCGGGATTAAAATGGAGTTCGATCCCGACCTGGTGATCCCGAACAAAAAGTTATCGCTCGCCGAAGGCGCCATCCATCCCTACCAGTGGCAGACCTGGTACTTTTCACAACTCGAAGATATTGCCCGCCGCTTTAATTTTAGCCTTAACGCGCCGGTGGAGCGCCTGACGCCGGAACAAATGGAGGTTGTCCTTTACGGCGAGGGCGGCAGCCGGATCAAATACAAGAACCGGTTCGGCAGGACCAGGGAATACACCTCAGGGTTCGAGGGAGTCATCCCTAGATTGGAAAGACTTTACAAGGATTCCGAATCGGAACAGGTGAGGGCGGGTATCGAGCGTTACATGATGGCTACTCCATGCCCTACCTGCGGCGGCAAACGGCTCAAGCCCGAGGCACTGTCGGTCCTGATCGACGGCAAAAATATCGCCGAGATCTCCGCGTTGTCGGTGGTCGATAGCCTGCAATGGGTCAACCGCCTTGCCGATGCCAGGACACCGCTGTCCGAGCGCGAGCAACTCATCGCCAATCAGATATTGAAAGAATTGAAATCGAGATTGGGATTTCTCGAAGATGTCGGGCTCGACTATTTGTCGGTGGACAGGGGTTCGGCGACACTGTCGGGTGGCGAATCGCAGCGTATCAGGTTGGCGACCCAGATCGGTTCGGGCCTCATGGGCGTTCTTTACATCTGCGACGAGCCAACGGTGGGTCTTCATCCCGCCGATGATTCCCGCCTCATCGACACCTTGAAACGATTGCGCGACCTCGGCAATTCGATCATTGTCGTTGAACATGATGAAGCCATGATGCGCGCTGCCGACTGGATTGTCGACCTGGGTCCCGGCGCCGGTGAGCACGGGGGGCACATCATCGTCTCCGGGCCTCTCGATGAAGTCCTGGATTGCCGTCATTCGATAACCGGGCAATACCTTTCCGGGCGCAAGTTCATACCATTGCCCGAGCATAGACGGCCGGGGATGGGCAAAGAAATGGTTATTCGGGGCGCGCGCCAGAACAATCTTAAAAATATCGATGTTCACATTCCGCTCGGGAAGCTCGTTTGTATTTCTGGCGTCTCGGGGTCAGGAAAGAGCACGCTGGTGAACGAGATTTTGTTTAAAAAACTGGCCCAGGTCTTCAACGGTTCCCGCGAGAAACCCGGCGACCATGACGGCATCGACGGGCTGGAATACATCGATAAAGTCATCGCCATTGACCAGTCCCCGATAGGGCGGACGCCGCGGAGCAACCCGGCAACATACACCGGCGCCTTCACTCCTATTCGTGACTTATTTGCCACCGTCCCGGAAGCCCGTGTCCGAGGCTACAATTCCGGCCGTTTTTCCTTCAATATCAAAGGCGGCCGTTGCGAAGCTTGCCACGGCGAAGGCTACATCGAGATCGAGATGCAATTTTTGCCCGATGTCACCGTGCCCTGCGACGTATGCCACGGCCAACGCTATTCCCGCGAGGTACTAGACATCAAGTTCAAGGATAAAAACATCGCCGAAGTGCTCGACATGACCGTAGACCATGCCCTCGATTTCTTCGACCACTTTCCGGCAATCAAATCGAAGTTGAAAAGCATGCACGATGTCGGTTTGGGTTATATCCGTTTGGGCCAGCCCGCGCCGACATTGTCCGGCGGTGAAGCCCAGCGGATCAAACTCGCCTCAGAATTGGCCCGGCGCGCCGTCGGGCACACCCTTTACATTCTCGATGAGCCCACAACCGGGCTTTCTTTTGATGATGTGGCAGCGCTCTTGAAAGTGATGCAGCGCCTTGTAACCGCGGGGAACTCGGTGGTAGTCATCGAGCACCAGCTAGACATTATAAAAAATGCCGATTGGGTTATCGACCTTGGACCTGGCGCGGGTCATCGAGGCGGTCAAATTGTGGCAGTGGGGACCCCGGAACAGGTCGCCGCAAAGCAGGGATCGGCAACAGGGGAATACCTGAAAAAAGTACTGCCGGTTTAG
- a CDS encoding ROK family protein yields MNGIISADRNITPVLGIDVGGTKVLSAVIDAYGNILADHATATRASEGFESTVASIVGCARGALEKSVMDPSGIVGVGLAVAGLIDSKQGIVRTSPNLPGWKDAPLGRRVAEALGKPVFMINDANAAAVGEQYFGAGRGSSHFVYVTVSTGIGGGLILDGKLYEGSEGFGGEIGHMVIDDKGPLCSCGNRGCWEMLASGKALEREARRSIEGGAVTTICSFCLPDPERSEGEGPPSHPFAYITAKAIHAAAKSGDPLTIELIDRTGYYLGVGLANIINIFNPELIVIGGGLSNMGDMLLRPAVEEAGRRAFRQSFDRVKFKIAGLGAASGVIGAAVHARQQMEHPQP; encoded by the coding sequence ATGAACGGCATTATATCAGCCGACCGGAACATTACTCCCGTCCTGGGAATAGACGTCGGCGGCACCAAGGTTCTATCGGCTGTGATCGACGCGTATGGAAACATCCTTGCTGATCACGCCACCGCTACACGGGCTTCCGAGGGTTTCGAGTCGACCGTTGCGTCTATCGTAGGTTGCGCCAGGGGAGCCTTGGAAAAGAGCGTCATGGACCCCTCAGGTATTGTTGGAGTCGGGCTCGCCGTCGCCGGTCTGATCGATTCTAAGCAAGGGATTGTTCGCACTTCCCCCAACCTGCCCGGATGGAAGGACGCGCCCCTTGGCAGGCGGGTGGCGGAAGCCCTGGGCAAACCGGTATTTATGATCAATGACGCTAATGCAGCCGCCGTGGGCGAGCAGTATTTTGGCGCTGGACGGGGCAGCAGTCACTTTGTTTACGTAACGGTGAGCACCGGTATCGGCGGCGGATTGATCCTCGATGGCAAACTCTACGAGGGCTCGGAGGGTTTTGGCGGAGAGATCGGCCACATGGTGATAGATGACAAAGGTCCCCTGTGCAGCTGCGGCAACCGGGGTTGCTGGGAAATGCTGGCCTCGGGCAAGGCCTTGGAAAGAGAAGCCCGACGGAGCATTGAAGGCGGGGCAGTGACGACCATCTGCTCCTTCTGTCTTCCTGACCCAGAGCGCAGCGAAGGGGAAGGACCTCCCTCTCACCCTTTCGCCTACATCACCGCCAAAGCTATCCATGCCGCCGCAAAATCCGGCGATCCTCTTACCATTGAATTGATAGATCGGACCGGTTACTACCTGGGGGTGGGATTAGCGAACATCATCAATATTTTCAATCCGGAGTTGATAGTGATCGGGGGCGGGCTCTCGAACATGGGCGATATGCTTCTTAGACCCGCTGTCGAAGAGGCCGGCAGGCGCGCTTTCCGGCAGTCATTCGATCGGGTGAAATTCAAAATCGCTGGACTGGGCGCCGCATCCGGCGTTATCGGGGCGGCGGTTCATGCCCGGCAGCAAATGGAACACCCCCAACCGTAG
- the glgB gene encoding 1,4-alpha-glucan branching protein GlgB has product MKNRKSTPAGKAASNRWFTEGDIYLFNEGTHARLYEKFGAHIGSIGGVPGTHFAVWAPNALTVSVIGDFNGWDKSANPLQVRDNPGVWEGFVSRAASGARYKYYIRSKINDYEVEKADPFAFSAETPPKTASVISDLRYDWHDSEWMEGRGPRIKTDAPVSIYELHLGSWKRAEGQGNRWMTYREIAPELADYVTRTGFTHVELLPVMEHPFYGSWGYQITGYFAPTSRYGSPQDLMYLIDYLHQRGIGVILDWVPSHFPDDRHGLAYFDGSHLYEHEDPRQGLHPEWKSLLFNYGRQEVKSFLLSSALYWLDKYHVDGLRVDAVASMLYLDYSRKPGEWIPNKFGGRENLEAVDFLRQLNEGVYRECPGIQTIAEESTSWPMVSRPVYLGGLGFGYKWDMGWMSDSLRYLSRDPVFRKYHQRELNFRKLYAYSENFVLPLSHDEVVHGKSSLLSKMPGDDWQKFANLRLLLGYQYAQPGKKLVFMGGEFGQRREWNHEGELEWSLLQYAPHQGVSRWITDLNRLYRKESALHQLDCEADGFGWIDPDDSENSTLSFIRRDRDGNKMLVLCNFTPVPKRNYKVGVPEAGWYRELLNSDADCYGGSGWGNLGSIESRPVPMHGRPHSLSLNLPPLSILFLKPGSE; this is encoded by the coding sequence ATAAAGAACCGCAAATCAACCCCGGCTGGAAAGGCTGCCTCGAATCGGTGGTTCACCGAGGGGGATATTTACCTCTTTAACGAGGGGACTCATGCCAGGTTATATGAAAAATTTGGAGCCCATATTGGCAGCATCGGTGGTGTTCCGGGCACCCATTTCGCTGTTTGGGCGCCCAATGCGTTAACCGTTTCGGTCATTGGAGATTTCAACGGCTGGGACAAAAGCGCGAACCCGCTCCAGGTCCGGGACAACCCCGGTGTCTGGGAGGGATTTGTTTCCCGGGCGGCTAGCGGCGCGCGGTACAAGTATTACATCAGGTCTAAAATCAATGATTATGAGGTTGAAAAAGCCGACCCCTTCGCTTTTTCCGCTGAAACCCCGCCTAAAACCGCTTCCGTAATTAGCGATCTCCGGTATGATTGGCACGATTCGGAGTGGATGGAAGGCCGCGGGCCGCGGATCAAGACCGATGCTCCGGTCTCGATATACGAATTGCACCTCGGTTCCTGGAAAAGAGCCGAGGGCCAGGGCAACCGGTGGATGACCTATCGTGAAATCGCGCCTGAACTTGCTGATTACGTGACCAGGACCGGATTTACCCATGTAGAACTGCTTCCCGTGATGGAGCACCCTTTCTATGGATCCTGGGGTTATCAGATTACCGGCTATTTTGCGCCTACCAGCCGCTACGGCTCCCCGCAGGATTTGATGTATCTCATAGATTACCTCCATCAGCGCGGTATCGGCGTCATCCTGGATTGGGTGCCTTCACATTTCCCTGATGACCGGCATGGATTGGCATATTTTGACGGCAGCCACTTATATGAACATGAAGACCCTAGGCAAGGTCTGCATCCGGAATGGAAAAGTCTTCTTTTCAACTATGGCAGGCAGGAGGTCAAGAGTTTCCTTCTATCCAGTGCCCTCTACTGGTTGGACAAATACCACGTCGACGGGTTACGGGTGGACGCCGTGGCATCGATGTTATACCTGGACTACTCCAGAAAACCGGGAGAATGGATTCCGAACAAGTTTGGCGGGCGCGAGAATCTGGAGGCGGTGGACTTCCTGCGCCAGCTCAATGAAGGAGTCTACCGTGAATGTCCCGGAATCCAGACCATTGCCGAGGAATCGACCTCATGGCCCATGGTTTCCCGGCCGGTATACCTGGGCGGGCTCGGCTTTGGTTACAAATGGGATATGGGTTGGATGAGCGATTCGTTGAGATACCTGTCGCGAGACCCGGTTTTTCGAAAATATCACCAGCGTGAATTGAATTTCCGAAAGTTATATGCCTATTCGGAGAATTTTGTTTTGCCTTTATCCCACGACGAGGTTGTCCACGGTAAATCGTCTCTTCTGTCAAAAATGCCCGGTGACGATTGGCAGAAATTTGCCAACCTGCGGCTTCTGTTAGGTTACCAGTACGCCCAGCCCGGGAAGAAATTGGTGTTTATGGGCGGCGAGTTCGGCCAGCGGCGGGAATGGAACCATGAGGGAGAGCTCGAATGGTCTCTGCTGCAGTACGCTCCGCACCAGGGCGTCTCGCGCTGGATAACCGATTTGAACCGGCTGTACCGGAAGGAATCGGCTCTGCATCAGCTTGACTGCGAAGCCGATGGTTTCGGATGGATCGATCCTGACGATTCTGAAAACAGCACATTGTCATTCATCCGCAGGGACCGCGACGGCAATAAAATGCTGGTCCTGTGCAACTTTACGCCGGTGCCCAAGCGGAATTATAAAGTCGGAGTTCCGGAAGCAGGCTGGTACCGGGAGCTTTTAAACAGCGATGCCGATTGCTACGGCGGCAGCGGCTGGGGTAACCTCGGAAGCATAGAATCGAGACCTGTGCCGATGCACGGCCGCCCGCATTCTTTAAGTCTGAATCTTCCCCCATTGTCCATCCTTTTTTTGAAGCCAGGGAGCGAATGA
- a CDS encoding glycosyltransferase family 4 protein, protein MNTKSKSLNTTFILLSFEGPDRYSLAGGLGARISNLSHCLGRNYNTHLFFIGDPRRRGEEPQPDSHLTLHRWCQWISEYNPNGVYQGENEKVEDYSRSIPPYVIETIIRPAVERQENVVVLSEEWHTAEATCRLGEQLLAAGLRNGTEILWNANNTFGFDRIDWKRLAANSTVTTVSKYMKHVMREKGINSVVIPNGIPEAMVSDVDDRESSELRARLKRDLLFTKVARFDPTKGWNEAIEATARLKRAGKKPILLARGGIEPFGEEVLYNAHQLGLRVKDVFSDSHKPSDCLSAVAQGTQDADLVNMKFHCSPQLLRVLYNASDAVLANSRHEPFGLVGLEAMAAGGVAFTGGTGEDYARHMDNAIVLESTDPREIEDYVTYLDTNDPHEDKIRSSARATAKSYTWEAVVKGLMEKVSGDRDKSYAV, encoded by the coding sequence TTGAACACTAAATCGAAAAGCCTGAATACAACCTTTATCCTTCTTTCGTTCGAGGGACCGGACCGGTATTCGCTCGCCGGGGGCTTGGGCGCCCGCATTTCCAACCTGAGCCACTGCCTGGGCAGAAATTATAATACCCACCTGTTTTTTATCGGCGATCCCAGGCGCCGTGGCGAAGAACCGCAGCCGGACAGCCACCTGACGCTGCACCGGTGGTGCCAATGGATATCCGAATACAATCCCAACGGCGTTTACCAGGGAGAAAACGAAAAGGTCGAAGATTACAGCCGGTCTATCCCCCCGTACGTTATCGAGACGATCATCCGGCCGGCAGTTGAACGCCAGGAAAACGTCGTGGTTCTTTCGGAAGAATGGCATACCGCTGAAGCTACCTGCCGCCTGGGAGAACAATTGCTTGCCGCGGGCTTGCGAAATGGTACCGAAATCCTGTGGAACGCCAACAATACCTTTGGATTTGACCGGATCGATTGGAAAAGGCTGGCGGCGAACTCCACGGTGACTACCGTCAGCAAATACATGAAGCACGTGATGAGAGAAAAGGGCATCAATTCAGTGGTGATCCCGAACGGCATTCCAGAGGCCATGGTCAGCGACGTCGACGACCGCGAATCGTCGGAACTGAGAGCCAGGTTGAAGCGGGATTTGCTGTTCACTAAAGTCGCCCGGTTCGACCCCACCAAAGGCTGGAATGAGGCGATAGAAGCCACTGCCAGATTGAAAAGGGCCGGCAAAAAGCCCATTCTGCTGGCCCGCGGCGGCATTGAGCCATTCGGAGAAGAAGTACTTTACAACGCTCATCAGCTCGGATTAAGGGTCAAAGATGTGTTTTCTGACAGCCATAAACCTTCCGACTGTCTGAGTGCGGTTGCCCAGGGGACGCAGGACGCCGACCTGGTCAACATGAAATTCCACTGCAGCCCTCAACTTCTAAGGGTCCTGTACAATGCCTCCGACGCGGTTCTGGCCAACAGCCGCCATGAACCGTTCGGCCTGGTGGGACTGGAAGCGATGGCGGCCGGCGGCGTCGCCTTTACCGGCGGCACGGGCGAGGACTATGCCAGGCACATGGATAACGCCATCGTACTTGAATCAACCGATCCCAGGGAAATCGAAGATTATGTCACCTACCTTGATACAAATGATCCCCACGAAGACAAGATCCGCAGTTCCGCCAGGGCAACCGCTAAATCCTATACCTGGGAGGCGGTAGTCAAAGGCTTGATGGAAAAAGTCTCCGGCGACCGGGATAAATCTTACGCGGTTTAA
- a CDS encoding hydrogenase maturation protease — protein MQDTSHQFAGRPVPFPVLILGVGNILLSDEGVGVRVVEELKKRPLPEGVEVVDGATRAMELIDIIRGREKVIIIDALDAEAEPGAVFKFGVEQLVETRKMSVSVHDIGVHEALFLLNLTAELPGDIVFYGIQPGSLELHEGLSGPVEAAAGKVLELVLQDLRNIAPTGELNA, from the coding sequence ATGCAGGATACAAGCCACCAATTCGCCGGAAGACCTGTTCCTTTCCCTGTCCTGATTTTGGGTGTCGGCAACATCCTTTTATCGGACGAAGGCGTCGGCGTGCGGGTCGTTGAGGAATTAAAGAAACGGCCCTTGCCGGAGGGAGTCGAAGTCGTTGACGGCGCCACCCGGGCAATGGAACTCATCGACATCATACGGGGACGCGAGAAGGTCATAATCATTGATGCCCTTGATGCCGAAGCGGAGCCCGGCGCGGTATTCAAGTTCGGCGTGGAGCAATTAGTGGAAACAAGGAAGATGAGCGTCTCGGTACACGATATCGGCGTTCATGAAGCGCTGTTCCTGCTTAATCTGACCGCTGAATTACCGGGAGACATCGTCTTTTACGGCATCCAGCCGGGCAGCCTGGAATTGCATGAAGGCCTTTCCGGGCCCGTTGAGGCGGCAGCCGGAAAAGTGCTCGAACTCGTCTTGCAAGACCTTCGGAACATAGCGCCCACGGGTGAACTGAACGCATAA
- a CDS encoding winged helix-turn-helix transcriptional regulator, with protein sequence MTDILHNKNASTRFQILVEIASKGPAIEQKAIAVNLNITPQAISDYLKHMTADGLVSSEGRSRYRVTTNGVNWMLRELRALNDYVNLAERAVTDIAVNAAIAEARITEGQVVGLVMKEGILSARPEQNGGAWGLASQNADPGEDVGVSGVKGIIPLKLGKISLAIVPGILEGGSRSTDLSRLKALVRGNRHVAAAGIEAYAALRKIEVEPRYFYAVPQVAVEAVRYGLEVIIVAVAEELPALTKILSEAEIKPDLIDLRIKPKTIS encoded by the coding sequence TTGACCGACATTCTTCACAATAAAAACGCTTCCACCCGATTTCAGATCCTGGTGGAAATTGCTTCAAAAGGCCCCGCCATCGAGCAGAAAGCCATCGCCGTCAACCTCAACATCACGCCGCAGGCTATCTCCGACTATTTGAAACACATGACCGCCGACGGTTTGGTGTCCTCCGAAGGGCGCTCCCGGTACCGGGTTACCACAAACGGCGTTAACTGGATGCTGAGAGAACTCCGGGCGTTGAACGATTACGTCAACCTTGCCGAGCGCGCGGTTACAGATATTGCGGTAAATGCCGCAATCGCGGAAGCCAGGATTACAGAGGGTCAGGTTGTCGGTCTGGTAATGAAAGAGGGTATCCTCTCCGCCCGGCCGGAACAGAACGGCGGAGCTTGGGGCCTGGCATCACAGAACGCCGATCCGGGAGAAGATGTGGGCGTTTCCGGCGTTAAGGGCATCATCCCGCTAAAACTAGGCAAGATCTCCCTGGCGATTGTTCCCGGCATCCTCGAGGGAGGCTCCCGAAGCACCGATCTTTCACGTTTAAAGGCACTGGTGCGTGGTAATAGGCATGTCGCCGCCGCGGGCATAGAAGCCTACGCCGCTTTGCGAAAAATCGAAGTCGAACCAAGATATTTTTACGCCGTACCCCAGGTCGCGGTTGAAGCGGTGCGCTATGGCCTTGAAGTGATCATCGTCGCAGTGGCTGAGGAGTTGCCCGCGCTGACAAAGATCTTATCCGAGGCCGAAATCAAACCGGATTTGATCGATCTCCGGATAAAACCCAAGACCATTTCTTAA